The Streptococcus sp. VT 162 genome has a window encoding:
- a CDS encoding ribonuclease P produces the protein MLKAVREYLSFAGVQYRNPDKAGDEREKMLDLRQKGQEARKSFTELANTFQANHPEWQLQQTSQWMNQAQRLRPHFWAYLQRDGQVTEPMMALRLYGTPADFGISLEVSFIERKKDEQTLDKQAKVLELPVVEGIYYLVYSNGESHKVEANEENRRTLREKLRNQEVRKVLVKSDVSLIENQSVEAILEELEDAYTRLLPYYEVTRE, from the coding sequence ATGCTGAAAGCAGTTAGAGAATACCTATCATTTGCAGGAGTTCAGTACCGTAATCCTGATAAAGCTGGCGATGAAAGAGAAAAGATGTTGGATTTGCGGCAAAAAGGTCAAGAGGCTCGGAAGTCTTTTACAGAACTTGCCAATACCTTTCAAGCTAATCATCCAGAATGGCAACTGCAACAGACTAGTCAGTGGATGAACCAAGCGCAACGCTTGCGGCCGCATTTCTGGGCCTATCTACAGAGAGACGGACAAGTGACAGAACCTATGATGGCTCTTCGTTTGTATGGAACACCTGCTGACTTTGGGATTTCTTTGGAAGTCAGTTTCATCGAGCGCAAGAAAGACGAACAGACCTTAGACAAACAAGCCAAGGTTTTAGAACTTCCAGTGGTAGAAGGAATTTATTATCTAGTCTACTCAAATGGGGAAAGTCATAAGGTGGAGGCTAATGAAGAAAATCGTCGTACTTTACGAGAGAAGTTGAGAAATCAGGAAGTTCGTAAAGTCTTAGTCAAGTCAGATGTTTCCCTCATTGAAAATCAGTCAGTAGAAGCGATATTGGAGGAGCTAGAAGATGCTTATACGCGCTTGCTCCCTTACTATGAGGTGACGAGGGAATAG
- a CDS encoding transketolase, protein MSNLSVNAIRFLGIDAINKANSGHPGVVMGAAPMAYSLFTKQLRINPAQPNWINRDRFILSAGHGSMLLYALLHLSGFEDVSMDEVKNFRQWGSKTPGHPEFGHTAGVDATTGPLGQGISTATGFAQAERFLAAKYNREGFNLFDHYTYVICGDGDLMEGVSSEAASYAGLQKLDKLVVLYDSNDINLDGETKDSFTESVRDRYNAYGWHTALVEDGTDLEAIHVAIETAKASGKPSLIEVKTVIGYGSPNKQGTNAVHGAPLGADETAATRQALGWDYEPFEIPEQVYADFKENVADRGASAYQAWTKLVADYKEAYPELAAEVEAIIDGRDPVEVTPADFPALENGFSQATRNSSQDALNVIAAKLPTFLGGSADLAHSNMTYIKTDGLQDDANRLNRNIQFGVREFAMGTILNGMSLHGGLRVYGGTFFVFSDYVKAAVRLSALQGLPVTYVFTHDSIAVGEDGPTHEPVEHLAGLRAMPNLNVFRPADARETQAAWYLAVTSEKTPTALVLTRQNLTVEEGTDFDKVAKGAYVVYENAADFDTILIATGSEVNLAVAAAKELASQGAKVRVVSMPSTDVFDAQDAAYKEEILPNAVRRRVAVEMGATQNWYKYVGLDGAVLGIDTFGASAPAPKVLAEYGFTVENLVKVVQNLK, encoded by the coding sequence ATGTCAAATCTATCTGTTAATGCAATTCGTTTTCTAGGTATTGACGCCATCAACAAAGCAAACTCAGGTCACCCAGGGGTGGTTATGGGGGCTGCTCCAATGGCCTATAGCCTCTTTACAAAGCAACTTCGTATCAATCCAGCTCAACCAAACTGGATCAACCGCGACCGTTTTATTCTTTCAGCAGGACACGGCTCTATGCTCCTTTATGCCCTTCTTCACCTTTCTGGTTTTGAAGATGTTAGCATGGATGAAGTCAAGAACTTCCGCCAATGGGGTTCAAAAACGCCAGGTCACCCAGAATTTGGCCATACAGCAGGGGTTGACGCTACAACTGGTCCTCTAGGACAAGGAATTTCTACTGCTACTGGTTTTGCCCAAGCAGAACGTTTCTTAGCAGCCAAATATAACCGCGAAGGCTTCAATCTCTTTGACCACTATACTTATGTGATCTGTGGAGATGGAGATTTGATGGAAGGTGTCTCAAGTGAGGCGGCTTCATACGCAGGGTTGCAAAAACTTGACAAGTTGGTGGTTCTTTATGATTCAAATGACATCAACTTGGATGGTGAGACAAAAGATTCCTTCACAGAAAGTGTTCGTGATCGTTACAATGCCTACGGTTGGCATACAGCCTTGGTTGAAGATGGAACAGACTTGGAAGCTATCCATGTTGCTATCGAAACAGCTAAAGCTTCAGGCAAACCATCTTTGATTGAAGTGAAGACTGTGATTGGATATGGTTCTCCAAACAAACAAGGAACTAATGCGGTACACGGTGCTCCTCTTGGAGCAGATGAAACTGCAGCAACTCGCCAAGCGCTCGGTTGGGACTATGAACCATTTGAAATTCCAGAGCAAGTTTATGCTGATTTCAAGGAAAATGTTGCAGATCGTGGCGCATCAGCTTATCAAGCTTGGACAAAACTAGTTGCTGATTATAAAGAAGCTTATCCAGAACTTGCTGCAGAAGTAGAAGCTATCATTGACGGGCGCGACCCAGTTGAGGTAACTCCAGCAGACTTCCCAGCCTTAGAAAATGGTTTCTCTCAAGCTACTCGTAATTCAAGCCAAGATGCTTTGAATGTTATCGCAGCTAAGTTGCCAACTTTCCTAGGTGGATCCGCTGACCTCGCTCACTCAAACATGACTTATATCAAGACTGATGGACTTCAAGATGACGCTAATCGCTTGAACCGCAACATTCAGTTTGGTGTTCGTGAATTTGCAATGGGAACGATCTTGAACGGGATGTCCCTTCACGGTGGACTTCGTGTATACGGAGGTACTTTCTTCGTCTTCTCTGACTATGTGAAAGCAGCTGTCCGCTTGTCAGCCTTGCAAGGACTTCCTGTGACTTATGTCTTTACTCACGATTCAATCGCAGTTGGTGAAGATGGTCCAACTCACGAACCAGTTGAACACTTGGCAGGTCTTCGTGCCATGCCAAATCTAAACGTTTTCCGCCCAGCAGATGCGCGTGAAACTCAAGCAGCTTGGTACCTTGCCGTGACAAGCGAAAAAACACCAACTGCCCTTGTCTTGACACGTCAAAACTTGACTGTTGAAGAAGGAACAGACTTTGACAAAGTTGCGAAAGGTGCCTATGTTGTCTATGAAAATGCAGCAGACTTTGACACTATCTTGATTGCGACTGGTTCAGAGGTGAATTTGGCGGTCGCAGCTGCCAAAGAATTGGCTAGTCAAGGTGCAAAAGTCCGTGTAGTCAGCATGCCATCAACAGATGTCTTTGACGCACAAGATGCAGCATACAAGGAAGAAATCCTTCCAAATGCAGTTCGCCGTCGTGTTGCAGTCGAAATGGGTGCAACCCAAAACTGGTACAAATATGTTGGTCTTGATGGTGCCGTTCTCGGTATTGATACCTTTGGAGCATCTGCCCCAGCACCAAAAGTATTGGCAGAGTACGGATTTACAGTTGAAAATCTAGTCAAAGTCGTTCAAAACTTGAAATAA
- a CDS encoding preprotein translocase subunit YajC has product MNPNITFLIMLVGMFALMFFMQRSQKKQAQKRMESLNKLQKGYEVITIGGLYGTVDEVDTEKQTIVLDVDGVYLTFELAAIKTVLPLKEAVTPEGTVVDEGGAIEE; this is encoded by the coding sequence ATGAATCCAAATATTACTTTTTTAATCATGCTTGTAGGTATGTTTGCCTTGATGTTCTTTATGCAACGTTCTCAAAAGAAACAAGCTCAAAAGCGTATGGAAAGCTTGAACAAGCTTCAAAAAGGCTATGAAGTCATTACAATCGGTGGACTCTACGGAACAGTGGATGAAGTCGATACTGAGAAACAAACAATCGTACTTGATGTAGATGGGGTCTACTTGACTTTTGAATTGGCTGCTATCAAGACAGTGTTGCCACTCAAAGAAGCTGTGACGCCAGAAGGAACAGTTGTTGACGAAGGCGGAGCAATCGAAGAATAA
- a CDS encoding phosphatase, protein MKKIVFVCLGNICRSPMAEFVMKSMTSDYQVESRATSSWEHGNPIHKGTQAIFQQYQIPYDKDKTSLQIGREDFESFDYIIGMDASNLSDLRHMCPQELQYKIYSFASESVPDPWYTGDFEETYTRITSGCQSWLDRLEKESDNGKA, encoded by the coding sequence ATGAAAAAAATAGTATTTGTGTGCTTAGGAAATATTTGCCGTAGCCCCATGGCAGAGTTTGTGATGAAGTCCATGACGAGTGATTATCAAGTTGAGAGTCGTGCAACTTCGTCTTGGGAACATGGCAATCCGATTCATAAGGGAACGCAGGCGATTTTCCAGCAGTATCAGATCCCGTATGACAAAGATAAAACATCGCTTCAGATTGGCAGAGAAGACTTTGAATCGTTTGATTATATTATCGGTATGGATGCTTCAAACCTTTCAGATCTGCGTCACATGTGTCCTCAGGAACTACAGTACAAAATTTACTCTTTTGCATCTGAAAGTGTCCCAGATCCTTGGTATACAGGAGATTTTGAGGAAACCTATACTCGTATCACAAGTGGATGTCAAAGCTGGCTAGATCGATTAGAAAAAGAGAGTGACAATGGAAAAGCTTAA
- a CDS encoding membrane protein: MEKLKQFYEKCRVYLTRPRIELIAVVVMVICALSVFLLNTPKKGVLTLDSGALVYDGTLVRGKMNGQGTLTFENGDRYTGDFNNGAFNGKGTFQSKDGWKYEGDFVNGQAEGQGKLTTEQEVVYEGTFKQGVFQQKQ; this comes from the coding sequence ATGGAAAAGCTTAAACAATTTTATGAGAAGTGTAGAGTTTACCTAACTCGTCCTAGGATAGAGCTCATTGCAGTTGTCGTAATGGTAATCTGTGCTCTTTCGGTATTTCTGCTAAATACGCCTAAAAAGGGTGTCCTGACACTTGATAGTGGAGCTCTTGTTTATGATGGCACCTTGGTACGAGGGAAAATGAATGGTCAAGGAACCCTGACCTTTGAAAATGGAGACCGATATACAGGTGATTTCAATAATGGTGCCTTTAATGGAAAAGGGACTTTCCAATCAAAAGATGGCTGGAAATACGAAGGTGATTTTGTAAATGGTCAGGCTGAAGGTCAAGGGAAGTTGACTACAGAGCAAGAAGTCGTTTATGAAGGAACCTTTAAGCAAGGCGTTTTTCAGCAAAAACAGTAG
- a CDS encoding acetaldehyde dehydrogenase, producing the protein MADKKTVTPEEKQLAAEKHVDGLVKKALVALDEMRKLNQEQVDYIVAKASVAALDAHGILAQHAVEETGRGVFEDKATKNLFACEHVVNNMRGVKTVGVIEDDPITGLTKIAEPVGVICGVTPTTNPTSTAIFKSLIALKTRNPIVFAFHPSAQESSAHAAQIVRDAAIAAGAPENCVQWITKPSMEATGALMNHEGVATILATGGNAMVKAAYSCGKPALGVGAGNVPAYVEKSADLRQAAHDIVMSKSFDNGMVCASEQAVIIDKEVYDEFVEEFKSYHTYFVNKKEKALLEEFCFGVKANSKNCAGAKLNANIVGKPAAWIAEQAGFSVPEGTNILAAECAEVGPKEPLTREKLSPVIAVLKAEDTEDGLKKARQMVEFNGLGHSAAIHTKDEALAKRFGTEIKAMRIIWNSPSTFGGIGDVYNAFIPSLTLGCGSYGHNSVGDNVSAINLLNIKKVGKRRNNMQWFKVPSKIYFERNSIQYLQTCEDIERVMIVTDKSIEKLGFVQRIIDQLNKRSNRVTVQVFSDVEPDPDITTVERGTEVMRAFEPDTIIALGGGSPMDAAKVMWLFYEQPQIDFRDLVQKFMDIRKRAFRFPSLGKKAKYIGIPTTSGTGSEVTPFAVISDKKNNRKYPLADYSLTPTIAIVDPALVESVPDFIAADTGMDVLTHATEAYTSNFANDYTDGIALQTIKLVFEWLEKSVKTADPEAREKMHNASTMAGMAFANAFLGMSHSMAHKIGAVHHTVHGRTNAILLPYVIRYNGTRPSKTTTWPKYNYWKADEKFQDIARMLGLPHSTPEEAVEAYAKAVYDLGEAVGITMNFKGFGIDEKAWKDSLHEIALLAYEDQCSPANPRLPMVADMEEIMADAYYGYAERPGRRK; encoded by the coding sequence ATGGCTGATAAAAAAACAGTAACACCAGAGGAAAAGCAACTTGCTGCTGAGAAGCATGTCGACGGTCTCGTGAAAAAAGCCTTGGTTGCGCTTGATGAAATGCGCAAGTTGAACCAAGAGCAAGTTGACTATATCGTGGCAAAAGCTTCGGTTGCAGCACTTGACGCACATGGTATCCTTGCACAACATGCAGTTGAAGAAACTGGCCGTGGGGTATTTGAAGACAAGGCAACAAAAAACCTATTTGCCTGTGAACACGTAGTGAACAATATGCGTGGAGTTAAAACAGTTGGAGTTATTGAAGATGATCCAATTACAGGTTTGACAAAGATTGCGGAGCCTGTCGGGGTAATCTGTGGTGTCACTCCTACCACAAACCCAACTTCAACAGCGATTTTCAAATCACTCATTGCTTTGAAAACACGTAACCCAATCGTTTTCGCTTTCCACCCATCAGCTCAAGAATCATCAGCACACGCAGCACAAATCGTTCGCGATGCAGCCATCGCAGCCGGTGCACCTGAAAACTGTGTACAATGGATTACAAAGCCATCCATGGAAGCAACTGGAGCGCTAATGAACCACGAAGGTGTTGCAACTATCCTCGCAACTGGTGGGAATGCTATGGTTAAAGCTGCATACTCATGTGGAAAACCAGCTCTTGGGGTAGGTGCCGGAAACGTTCCTGCCTATGTGGAAAAATCAGCTGACCTTCGTCAAGCGGCTCATGACATCGTGATGTCTAAATCATTTGATAATGGGATGGTCTGTGCATCAGAACAAGCGGTTATCATTGATAAAGAAGTATATGACGAATTTGTAGAAGAATTCAAATCATATCACACTTACTTTGTAAACAAAAAAGAAAAAGCCCTTCTTGAAGAATTCTGTTTCGGTGTGAAAGCTAACAGCAAAAACTGTGCAGGTGCTAAACTAAATGCAAACATCGTTGGTAAACCAGCAGCATGGATTGCTGAACAAGCAGGATTTAGCGTTCCAGAAGGAACAAACATCTTGGCTGCAGAATGTGCAGAAGTAGGACCAAAAGAACCATTGACTCGTGAAAAATTGTCACCAGTTATCGCTGTCCTAAAAGCTGAAGATACAGAAGACGGTCTTAAAAAAGCTCGTCAAATGGTTGAGTTTAACGGACTTGGTCACTCAGCAGCCATCCATACAAAAGACGAAGCTCTTGCTAAACGCTTTGGTACAGAAATCAAAGCAATGCGTATTATCTGGAACTCTCCATCTACTTTCGGTGGTATCGGGGACGTATACAATGCCTTCATTCCATCATTGACACTTGGATGTGGTTCATATGGACACAACTCAGTCGGTGATAACGTGAGTGCGATCAACCTTCTAAACATCAAGAAAGTAGGGAAACGTAGAAATAATATGCAATGGTTTAAAGTTCCTTCAAAAATTTACTTCGAACGCAACTCTATCCAATACCTTCAAACATGTGAAGATATTGAACGCGTTATGATTGTTACAGACAAATCGATCGAAAAACTTGGTTTTGTTCAACGCATTATTGACCAATTGAACAAACGCAGCAACCGTGTAACTGTCCAAGTCTTCTCAGACGTTGAACCAGACCCAGATATCACAACTGTAGAACGTGGTACTGAAGTAATGAGAGCATTTGAACCAGACACAATCATCGCTCTTGGTGGTGGTTCTCCAATGGATGCAGCGAAAGTAATGTGGCTCTTCTACGAACAACCACAAATCGACTTCCGTGACTTGGTTCAAAAATTCATGGACATCCGTAAACGTGCCTTCCGCTTCCCATCACTTGGTAAAAAAGCGAAGTACATCGGTATCCCAACAACTTCAGGTACAGGTTCAGAAGTAACACCATTTGCCGTTATCTCTGATAAGAAAAACAACCGTAAATACCCATTGGCTGACTACTCATTGACACCAACTATTGCCATTGTTGACCCTGCTTTGGTTGAGTCAGTTCCAGACTTCATCGCAGCTGATACAGGTATGGACGTCTTGACTCATGCTACTGAAGCCTACACTTCAAACTTTGCTAACGACTACACAGACGGTATCGCCCTTCAAACAATCAAACTTGTATTTGAATGGTTGGAAAAATCTGTTAAGACAGCTGACCCAGAAGCACGTGAAAAAATGCACAATGCATCTACAATGGCTGGTATGGCCTTTGCCAATGCCTTCCTTGGTATGAGCCACTCAATGGCCCACAAGATCGGTGCGGTTCACCATACTGTTCACGGACGTACAAACGCAATCTTGCTTCCATACGTTATCCGTTACAATGGTACTCGCCCATCTAAGACGACTACATGGCCTAAGTATAACTACTGGAAAGCTGACGAAAAATTCCAAGATATTGCTAGAATGCTTGGATTGCCTCACTCAACTCCAGAAGAAGCGGTTGAAGCTTATGCCAAAGCAGTTTACGATCTTGGTGAAGCAGTTGGAATCACAATGAACTTCAAAGGCTTTGGAATCGATGAAAAAGCTTGGAAAGACAGCTTGCATGAAATTGCCTTACTTGCTTATGAAGACCAATGTTCACCTGCTAACCCTCGCTTGCCAATGGTAGCTGACATGGAAGAAATCATGGCAGATGCTTACTATGGTTATGCAGAACGTCCAGGACGTCGTAAATAA
- a CDS encoding glyceraldehyde-3-phosphate dehydrogenase (NAD-dependent; catalyzes the formation of 3-phospho-D-glyceroyl phosphate from D-glyceraldehyde 3-phosphate; active during glycolysis), with the protein MVVKVGINGFGRIGRLAFRRIQNVEGVEVTRINDLTDPVMLAHLLKYDTTQGRFDGTVEVKEGGFEVNGKFVKVSAERDPEQIDWATDGVEIVLEATGFFAKKAAAEKHLHAGGAKKVVITAPGGNDVKTVVFNTNHDVLDGTETVISGASCTTNCLAPMAKALQDNFGVVEGLMTTIHAYTGDQMILDGPHRGGDLRRARAGAANIVPNSTGAAKAIGLVIPELNGKLDGSAQRVPTPTGSVTELVAVLEKNVTVDEVNAAMKAASNESYGYTEDPIVSSDIVGMSYGSLFDATQTKVLDVDGKQLVKVVSWYDNEMSYTAQLVRTLEYFAKIAK; encoded by the coding sequence ATGGTAGTTAAAGTTGGTATTAACGGTTTCGGCCGTATCGGTCGTCTTGCTTTCCGCCGTATCCAAAACGTAGAAGGTGTTGAAGTTACTCGCATCAACGACCTTACAGATCCAGTTATGCTTGCACACTTGTTGAAATACGACACAACTCAAGGTCGTTTTGACGGTACTGTAGAAGTTAAAGAAGGTGGATTCGAAGTTAACGGTAAATTCGTTAAAGTTTCTGCTGAACGTGATCCAGAACAAATCGACTGGGCTACTGACGGTGTAGAAATCGTTCTTGAAGCAACTGGTTTCTTTGCTAAGAAAGCAGCGGCTGAAAAACACTTGCACGCTGGAGGAGCTAAAAAAGTTGTTATCACTGCTCCTGGTGGAAACGATGTTAAAACAGTTGTATTTAACACTAACCACGACGTTCTTGACGGTACTGAAACAGTTATCTCAGGTGCTTCATGTACTACAAACTGCTTGGCTCCAATGGCTAAAGCTCTTCAAGACAACTTCGGTGTTGTAGAAGGATTGATGACTACTATCCACGCTTACACTGGTGACCAAATGATCCTTGACGGGCCACACCGTGGTGGTGACCTTCGCCGTGCTCGCGCTGGTGCTGCAAACATCGTTCCTAACTCAACTGGTGCTGCTAAAGCTATCGGTCTTGTAATCCCAGAATTGAACGGTAAACTTGACGGATCTGCACAACGTGTTCCAACTCCAACTGGATCAGTTACTGAATTGGTAGCAGTTCTTGAAAAGAACGTTACTGTTGATGAAGTGAACGCAGCTATGAAAGCAGCTTCAAACGAATCATACGGTTACACAGAAGATCCAATCGTATCTTCAGATATCGTAGGTATGTCTTACGGTTCATTGTTTGACGCAACTCAAACTAAAGTTCTTGATGTTGACGGTAAACAATTGGTTAAAGTTGTATCATGGTACGACAACGAAATGTCATACACTGCACAACTTGTACGTACTCTTGAATACTTCGCAAAAATCGCTAAATAA
- a CDS encoding pseudouridine synthase, translating into MTVKQFLEEQLLIPRKIRHFLRIKKNILINHKEIHWNEMVKPGDICQLTFDEEDYPQKEILWGNPDLVQEIYQDQHLIIVNKPEGMKTHGNQPNEIALLNHVSAYVGQTCYVVHRLDMETSGLVLFAKNPFILPILNHLLEKKEIVREYWALIEGRVESKELIFRDKIGRDRHDRRKRIVDAKNGQYAETHISRLKQFPNKTTLVRCKLKTGRTHQIRVHLSHHKHPILGDPLYNSRSKTSRLMLHAFRLSFTHPLTLEKLSFTALSDTFEIELKQNG; encoded by the coding sequence ATGACGGTCAAACAATTCTTAGAGGAACAACTCCTCATCCCTAGAAAAATCCGCCATTTTTTGAGAATAAAGAAGAACATCCTAATTAACCACAAAGAAATTCACTGGAACGAGATGGTCAAGCCAGGGGACATTTGCCAGTTGACTTTTGACGAGGAAGATTATCCCCAAAAAGAAATCCTTTGGGGCAATCCAGACCTCGTTCAAGAGATTTATCAAGACCAACATCTCATTATCGTCAACAAGCCCGAAGGCATGAAAACTCACGGAAATCAACCTAATGAAATTGCCCTTCTCAACCATGTCTCTGCCTACGTTGGTCAAACCTGCTATGTCGTTCATCGCCTGGACATGGAAACAAGCGGTTTAGTGCTTTTTGCTAAAAATCCTTTTATCTTACCCATTCTCAATCATTTGTTGGAAAAAAAGGAAATCGTTCGTGAGTACTGGGCACTTATAGAAGGGCGAGTAGAGAGTAAAGAACTTATCTTCCGAGATAAAATCGGCCGTGATCGCCACGATCGTAGAAAAAGAATAGTTGATGCAAAAAATGGACAATATGCTGAAACACATATCAGTCGATTAAAACAATTCCCAAACAAGACTACCCTTGTTCGTTGCAAACTAAAGACCGGTCGAACACATCAAATCCGTGTTCACCTCTCTCATCACAAGCATCCTATCCTGGGCGATCCTCTCTATAACTCTAGATCAAAAACGAGCCGGCTGATGCTCCACGCCTTTCGACTCTCCTTTACTCATCCACTCACCTTAGAAAAATTGAGTTTCACTGCCCTCTCGGATACTTTCGAAATAGAATTAAAACAAAATGGATGA
- a CDS encoding penicillin-binding protein, producing the protein MKLDKLFEKFLSLFKKETNESAESDSTSMRRSRSDRKKLSQVGPIRKFWRRYHLTKIVIILGLSAGLLVGTYLFAIAKSTNVNDLQNALKTRTLIFDREEKEAGALSGQKGTYVELTDISKDLQNAVVATEDRSFYKNDGINYGRFFLAILTAGRSGGGSTITQQLAKNAYLSQDQTVERKAKEFFLALELTKKYSKEQILTMYLNNAYFGNGVWGVEDASKKYFGVSASQLTLNQAATLAGMLKGPELYNPLNSVETSTNRRDTVLQNMVAAGYIDKNQETEAAGVDMASQLQDKYEGKVSDYRYPSYFDAVVNEAVSKYNLTEEEIVNNGYRIYTELDQNYQANMQVIYENTSLFPTAEDGTHAESGSVALEPKTGGVRGVVGRVAGDDKPGFRNFNYATQSKRSPGSTIKPLVVYTPAVEAGWALNKQLDNHTMQYNSYQVDNYAGIKTSPEVPMYQALAESLNLPAVATVNELGIDKAFDAGERFGLNMEKVDRVLGVALGGGVETNPLQMAQAYAAFANGGLMPEAHFITRIENASGQIIKSHKNSQKRVIDKSVADKMTSMMLGTFTNGTGISSSPADYVMAGKTGTTEAVFNPEYTSDQWVIGYTPDVVISHWLGFPTTDENHYLAGSTSNGAAHVFRSMANTILPYTTGSTFTVENAYKQNGIEPENTKKQVVENETNQSEDPIGDIRSRAQNLVDEAGRAISEAKIKEKAQTIWDSILNLFR; encoded by the coding sequence ATGAAATTAGATAAATTATTTGAGAAGTTTCTTTCTCTCTTTAAAAAAGAAACGAATGAATCAGCGGAGTCTGATTCGACTAGCATGCGCCGTTCACGGAGCGATAGAAAAAAATTGTCCCAAGTAGGCCCGATTCGGAAATTTTGGCGCCGTTATCATCTGACAAAAATTGTCATCATTTTAGGGTTAAGTGCAGGTTTGCTAGTAGGAACCTACCTATTTGCGATAGCCAAGTCGACCAATGTCAATGACTTGCAAAATGCCTTGAAAACGCGAACTCTGATTTTTGACCGCGAAGAAAAAGAGGCAGGAGCCCTATCAGGTCAAAAGGGAACCTATGTTGAACTGACAGATATTAGTAAAGACTTGCAGAATGCTGTCGTCGCGACAGAGGACCGTTCCTTTTATAAAAATGATGGGATTAACTACGGTCGTTTCTTTCTAGCCATCCTTACAGCGGGTCGTTCTGGAGGGGGTTCCACCATCACTCAACAGTTGGCGAAAAATGCCTATCTTTCCCAGGACCAGACCGTTGAACGGAAGGCCAAGGAGTTTTTCCTTGCCTTAGAGTTGACAAAGAAATACAGCAAGGAGCAAATCCTTACTATGTACCTCAATAACGCCTACTTTGGAAATGGAGTATGGGGCGTTGAAGATGCAAGTAAGAAATATTTTGGTGTATCGGCTTCACAACTAACGCTTAATCAGGCGGCTACTCTAGCAGGGATGCTCAAGGGACCAGAATTGTACAATCCATTAAATTCTGTTGAAACTTCGACCAACCGTAGGGATACTGTTTTGCAAAATATGGTTGCAGCGGGCTATATTGATAAAAATCAAGAAACCGAAGCGGCTGGAGTAGATATGGCTTCTCAACTGCAAGATAAGTATGAAGGCAAAGTTTCGGATTATCGTTACCCGTCCTATTTTGATGCAGTTGTCAACGAAGCAGTTTCCAAGTACAATCTCACAGAAGAAGAGATTGTCAACAACGGCTATCGAATCTACACAGAGCTTGACCAAAACTACCAAGCAAACATGCAGGTTATTTACGAAAACACTTCGCTATTTCCAACGGCAGAAGATGGAACGCATGCCGAATCAGGTAGTGTTGCTCTAGAGCCTAAAACGGGTGGAGTGCGTGGAGTTGTTGGCCGTGTAGCTGGTGATGACAAACCAGGCTTCCGCAATTTCAACTATGCCACTCAGTCTAAGCGTAGCCCAGGCTCAACTATTAAACCTTTAGTCGTTTATACACCCGCAGTAGAAGCAGGATGGGCCTTGAACAAGCAACTGGATAATCATACGATGCAGTACAACAGTTATCAAGTAGATAACTATGCGGGTATTAAGACATCTCCAGAAGTACCTATGTATCAGGCCTTGGCGGAATCACTCAACCTGCCAGCTGTTGCGACTGTAAATGAATTAGGTATTGACAAAGCTTTTGACGCTGGGGAGAGATTTGGTCTGAATATGGAAAAAGTTGACCGAGTTCTTGGAGTTGCTCTTGGTGGAGGTGTGGAAACGAATCCTCTCCAGATGGCGCAAGCCTATGCAGCCTTTGCTAATGGAGGTTTGATGCCTGAAGCACATTTCATCACTCGTATTGAAAATGCCAGCGGCCAGATCATCAAGAGTCATAAAAACTCCCAAAAACGAGTGATTGATAAGTCGGTAGCCGATAAAATGACCAGCATGATGCTAGGAACATTTACCAATGGTACAGGAATTAGTTCGTCACCGGCAGATTATGTTATGGCTGGTAAAACAGGTACGACTGAAGCTGTTTTCAACCCAGAATATACCAGTGACCAGTGGGTGATCGGCTATACTCCGGATGTGGTAATCAGCCACTGGCTCGGTTTCCCAACAACAGATGAGAACCATTATCTAGCAGGTTCGACCTCCAATGGAGCAGCCCATGTCTTTAGAAGTATGGCTAATACCATTTTACCTTACACTACAGGTAGCACTTTTACAGTTGAGAATGCTTATAAACAAAATGGTATTGAACCAGAAAATACGAAAAAGCAGGTTGTTGAAAATGAGACAAACCAGTCTGAGGACCCAATAGGAGATATTCGTAGTCGTGCACAAAATCTTGTAGATGAAGCAGGTCGTGCGATTTCAGAAGCTAAAATAAAAGAAAAAGCCCAGACAATATGGGACTCAATCCTTAATCTATTTCGTTAA